The genomic DNA GCTTTCGCTATCTCGATCCCAGGCTTTCTCGCTTACACCATCGAGCCACTCCTTGTTCAAGCCACCGTGCAGCCTGAAATGCATTGGGGAGCGCGCATTATCAGCATCTTGCGTATAAGCCGCAAGCACCGCTTCGAGACAACGCAGCGGCGGGAGGAGGCCTTGGTCGTATGGCTGGAGCAGGGGCTATCCTCTACACGACAAGTTGCTTCTGCCATCTTCAGCCTGCTTTTGACAGCCATGGCCTCATGGGCAGCCCTCAAGCTGATCCCAAATGAGCAGAAACACATGGCGCCTTTAGCGATCTCCCTGGCCTTATTGATGCTTGGCATTCTTGCCATGATCAGTCGAGAGGATCTCATTTCACAGATAATCGGTCTTTTGGTCATGGACCACGGTCTTTTCTTGGGAACAGTAGTTGTCTTGAGTCATTCCAATTTGATACCATTCTTTGTTTTTAGTCTCTTTCTATACATATTGATCACACTTATCATCATAATAGTGATATTGCCGGAATTGCATAACGAATCAGAATCAATAAAAGTCGAAGAACAGAGTGTTTTGAAGGGATAAATATGCCATGTTACAAGAACAAACATTACAGCGCTTACTGGTGATCATGATATTAGTGCCGCCGCTGATTGCCATGCTCGTGGCGCTGGTATTCAGGTTTGGCATCAAGACAAGAATTGATCGTCGCGTCGAAGAGGGTTTTCTGACCTGGAGTACACGTACTCTTTCTGGAATCTCACTATTGTCTTCGTTCTTTTTGGGATGGTACGCAAATACGGAAATAAGTCTTCATTTCAGCGTGTCTATCATTGATATTTACATTGATGCACTCAGTATCTATTTTGTTCTCTTAGTCAATCTGGTTGCCTTTTTCGCCTCCTGGTATGTGGCGCAGTTTCTCGCGCAAGAAGGCAAATACGCCTCCCACTGGAAGCATCACAACCCCGCCACCTTCCACCTCCTCTTCAATGCCTTCCACCTCACGATGCTGGTTGTGCCGGTGGTGGACAACCTGGTAATACTTTGGATGGCAGTCGAGCTAACCACCGTGGCCTCGGTGCTCCTCGTCCGTTACCGGGAACAGCGGCGTATGGTCGAGGCTGCCTGGAAATACATCATGATCACATCGGCCGGTATCGTCTTTGCGCTTTTCGGCACGATCATGTTGGCCGATGCTATACAACCCCAGACATGCAGCGCGATAGCCCAAACACAGGCCGAAATCGCCTGCAACGCCCTGTCGCCATCTCTGCTTATGCGGTGGTCCAACCTTGCCCAGCCAGATATCGCCAAAACCTTGAACGAGCAACTCGTTCGCCTTGCTTTCCTACTCGCTCTGGTTGGGTACGGCGCCAAAGCCGGGTTGGCGCCGCTGCATACCTGGCTGCCTGATAGCCATGGCGAGGCGCCGCCGCCGGTAAGCGCCCTTCTCTCAGGTGTACTCCTCAAATCGGGCCTCTATGTCATTCTGCGGTTCTATACCATTACCAACCTCGCCCTTGCCAAACCCGACTCTACGAGAAGCTTCACATCAGGCATGTTGCTCCTGTTTGGCCTCTTCTCTCTGCTTCTGGCCACGCCTTTCATTCTCAAACAACCTAGTCGCTTCAAGCGCGTCCTGGCTTACCACAGCCTTGAACACATGGGAATCATCTTGTTCGGGCTGGGCATCGGCACCGGCGCGGCTTTGTTCGGCGCGCTTCTGCATGCGCTCAACCATGCGCTCACCAAGGCGTTCATGTTCCTTGGCTTTGCCACGATTCGGCGCCAATATGAAGACCAGGCAGAAGACCCTGATCTCCAAGATACAGACATCACCGGGGTGCTCCATGGTATGCCGATCAATGGCGCCATGTTGATGGCGGGTGGCCTGGGGCTTGTTGGCTCCCCTCCTTTCAGCATATTCCTTAGCACCTTCATCATTCTCTGGGCCGCCCTTGCCAGCATCTTACCCGGCGTCCATGCCGAACGTGGGCCGCTGCAACCTATCATCTACTTGATTGCCACCGTGCTTTTCCTGCTGGCTCTTGCTCTCATCTTCGGTGGACTGGTCGGACATTTGGGCCGCCTGCTCTTGGGGCGCCCTCGCTTCAGCGGACTTTCGGATCCTCGCTTCGGGGAGTATGCCCCTCTCATCATCCTGCTGGCGATCATCTTTCTCTTTGGTGTCTGGATTCCAACTACGCCCGTGAATTTCCCCGCCCTGCTGGATCAGAGCGTCCACATTCTGCTGGCCGGGGCGCCAGGTTCGCCATGACAACCCACACCGCCGTACGTGAGCTTTGCCGGCAGCACGGCCATTTGCTGCATTTGACAGCACCCAACCAACTATTCGTGCGGGTGGACGATGAAGGCCGGCTTCGCTCTCTGGCGACCCGGCTGAGCGAACAGGGTTTCTATCTCGTCACGTTGGTCGCCACCGACGAGCGCGAGCTTATCGACGGTTCCTTCAAGCTTACCTATCTGTTCTCTCCTCCCAACGAAGACATCTTCCTTTTCGTCGAACACCCTCTGCGGCCAGAGCGAAGCGAACCGCCGTGCTATGCCAGCCTCTTGTCCTGGTTTCCTTCTGTCGACCCCTTCGAGCGGGAGATGGCCGATATGATGGGATTGTTTCCGGGTGAAAACGGTCCCGGTCGACTAGGCGATCACGCGCCTCGCATCCACAACGGTGATTGGCTGCACCCCGAATGCTATCCGCCGGCGTTGACGCCTCTCCGCCGCGATCGCAAAACGAACGAGATCCTGACGGACATCCAGCAGTACGGCCGGCGCCCTGAGTTGGATCACCTCCCGGAGCCGAAGGGTGGAGAATGGTTACTGCCCGTTGGTCCCGTCCATGCCTCCATCATCGCACCGGGCCGCTTCCTGTTCCGCTTGGCCGGCGAAGTGGTGGAGGAAGTGACGGTCCGACTGGGCTATACCCACAAAGGGATCGAGTGGATTTTTCAGACCGACTACAAGTTGGCTGAAGGCTGGCAATTGGCCGAATACGTGGCAGGCGATTCAGCTTTCGCCCACTCGCTGGCCTATTGCCTGGCAGCCGAGGCCCTGGCCGATAGTCGACCTCCTCGCCAGGCATCATGGCTACGGGCATTGTTCCTGGAATTGGAGCGCATCGCCAACCACATCGGCGACTGCGCTGCGCTTGCCCATGATGTAGCTTCTGATCTGGCTGCAACAGAACTCGCGGCACTGCGCGAGGAGATTCTGTGTCTACACGAGCGAATGACGGGGCATCGTCTTTTGCGCGGCATCAATCGCCCTGGCGGCGTCATCCTTCCATCGACGATCGATGTCGAGGATTGCCGACGCACTGTACAGGACGCGGTAGAATCCTTTGCGGCTGTGGCAACGAGCTTGGAGCAAATGCCTGCTTTCCGCGAGCGCCTCCAATGGCAAGGCATCCTCACCCATCGACAAGCATCAAGCCTTGGCGTCACCGGCCTCGTCGCCCGAGCGTCAGGCGTGATGCGCGATGTGCGACGGCAACATCCTGATAGCGTCTATCAAGCCCCGGCCATTCGCGATCTCCTCATTCCTCCGCCGCAAAACCCCATTGCCGAGCGCGAAGCGACGGCAGGAGATGCCTTTGCGCGTTTTCTTGTCCGCGTGCACGAGGTCGCGAGTTCGGGGCGTATCATCAACGAAATCTTGGGGCAGGATGAGATACGCAATCACGATCGTGAGAACGTGACACCCACGGCTTTCCCTCCCTCTCACAACTACGAGTTCGGGCTGGGCTGTGTGGAGGGTTGGCGTGGGGACATTATCTACTGGCTGATGCAGGATCGCTTTGGGCGTATCTTCCGCTGCAAGGTCCGCGACCCATCCTACCTGAACTGGCCCAGTTTGAAAGCAGCGATCGAGCCACACGATTTGGATAAGGAGTATATTGACAAACATCACCCGCCTGAGAGACGCGCCCAAACGCTGCTCGCTGACTTTCCGATCATCAACAAATCCTTCAACCTTTCCTACTCAGGCAACGATCTTTGAACCAAACGCCTATGTCCGCCTCATCCCTTGGCTTCTGGGGTGTGCTGGGACGTCTGCGACACTTGTTTTCGAGTCGCGACTGGCTTACCACACCCGACCATCGCCCCCGGCCACGGGCTTCAGTCTTCATCCGGCATGTGGACGCTGGCTCCTGCAACGATGGCAATGTCGAACTTGCCGCTCTATGGAATCCGCAATACGACGCCGAGCGCTATGGTCTCAAGCTTGTCGCCTCGCCCCGCCATGCCGATGTGCTTGTTGTCACGGGACCGCTTGTTCGCAGCATGGAGCAAGCCCTCCTGTCGGCGCTACGGGCTATGCCAGAACCGCGCTGCGTCGTCACCATCGGCGATGACTGCGATGAGCCACATGCCATCTACCGCAATTCCTATGCCATAGTGGGTTTGCCTGAGGAGATACTTCAAGCCCGCGGCGACGATCACATCCCCGGAAATCCTCCCACACCCCAGGCGATCCTGGAACATTTGCTCACCATGCCCACCGTGTGAGGGGTGAACCGCGCGTGCAGCATCGCCTCGAAAAGCAAACTTCGAGCCAGGATGCAAGGTCGGGTATACTGCCAATCTCTGATGCAGATGCAGGCATCCATCTCTCTCGAAAGCTTCACAGGCTGACCCATGAGCACAATCAAAGTCGAAGTCACCCGCATCACCGACATCCGCCCGCACAACAACGCCGACGCCCTCGAACTGGCCACCATCGGCGGCTGGCAGGTGTGCGTCAAGAAAGGCGTCTATCACGATGGCGACCCCGTGGTCTATTTCGAGCAGGATACCGTCCTGCCACGCGAGGTCGCCGACCGCATGGAGGTGACGCAGTACTTGTCGGAAAAGACCGATATGGCCGGGAACCGCGTGCTCGTCATCCGCCGCGTGCGGCTGCGCGGGGAGCCTTCGTTCGGGCTGGTGGCGACGCCCGAAGCGGGGATGGAGGTCGGGCAGGATGTGGCCGACTACTATGGCGCCGTCAAGTTCTTCCCGCCGGTCAAGCTGCTGGCCGGCGACAGCGACACCAATGACCCGCGCTTCCCCACCTACACCGAGATGGAGAACATGCGCAGCTACCCGAAGGTCATTGCCGAAGGCGAGGAGGTGGTCGCGACCGAGAAAATCCACGGCACCAACGCTCGCGTGGGCTTCGTAGCCGACGACGGCCAGCGCGTGCTCATGGCCGGCTCGCGGACGTTGCGGCGCAAGCGGCCGCTGACCGAAGAAGACTTGGCCCGGAGCACCTACTGGTATCCACACCGGCTGCCGGCCGTCACCGCCCTGCTGGATGACCTGTGGGCGCGCGGCTACACACAGGCCATCCTCTTCGGTGAGGTCTATGGCCGGGGCATCCAGGCTTTCACCTACGGCCAGAATATGCTGGCTTTCCGCGCCTTCGATGTCATGGTGGAGGGCGCCTATTGGGATTATGACAAGTTCGAGCAGCTTTGCCGGCAACATGGGGTCGAGACCGTCCCCGTCGTCTACCGCGGGCCGTTCTCGCTGCCGGTGATCAAGAGGCTTTCTGAGGGGCCGTCGTTGGTGGGGGGCAGCCACGGGCGCGAGGGCGTGGTGGTGAAGCCGGTCAGCGAGCGCACCGACCCCACCATCGGCCGCGTGATCCTGAAATATATCGGCGATGCCTATCTCTTTGGCAAGGTCGCCGAGCAAGATACGACGGATGTTTGATGTGATCCGCGAAGGACGCGAAGGGGCGCGAAGAGTGTGACTTTTCGCGCCCCTTCACGCTAATAGCGAACTACTTTTACGCAACACGCAACACGCAATACGCAACACGCAACACGCAACACGCAACACATTTCCCTCTCCCACGGAGACCCCCATGCCCCGCGAACGCCGCCGCCAACGTGATCACAGCCAGCCCGCCGCCCTGCCGCCCGGACTCGAAGGCGGCCAGTACAAGCCGCTAAAAGACGAGGAAGTGCAGCGCATCCACGAAGCCGCCCTGCAAGTGTTGGAGCGCACGGGCGTGCAGATCGTCGAATCCGAGTGCCGCAGCATCATGGAAAAGGGCGGCGCTAGAGTGGACAGCGCCAGAGATCGGGTGTATCTCCCCCGCGATATGGTCGCAGCGGCGCTGAAGCAGGTCAATCGGGATGTGGTGCTGTATAGCCGGGATGGGCGCTTCGATTTGCATCTGCGCGGGAAGCGCGTCCATTTGGGCACGGGCGGGGCGGCGATCACCATCCTCGATCTCGAGACCGGCCAGGCCCGGCACACCCGCCTGCGCGATTTGTATGACATCGGCCGGCTGGTGGAGACGCTGGACAATATCCATTTCTATTTGCGGCCGGTGGTGGCGCGCGATGTCAGCAGCGACGACATCGACATCAACACTTTCTATGCCTGTCTGTCGGCGACGAACAAGCATGTGATGGGCGGCTGCTATTTCGCCAGCAAAATCCCGGAGATCAAGAAGCTGGTGACGCTGGTGGCGGGGAGCGAGGAAGACTACCTGGCCCGGCCGTTCCTCTCGCTCAACCTGGGCTGGATGGTCAGCCCGCTGCGTTTTGCGCCGGAGACGACCGAGACGCTGACCGAGGCCGTGCGGGCGGGCATCCCGGTTTCGTTGGTGTCGGCGCCGCAGTCGGGGGCCACGTCGCCGGCCTCGTTGGTGGGGACGCTGGTGCAGGTGGTGGCCGAGGAGCTGGCGGGGATCACGTATGTGCAGTTGTTGCGGCCCGGCCATCCCATCCTCTACGGCGGCATGCCGCTGGTGTCGGATTTGCGCACGGGCAATATGAGCGGCGGCGGGGCGGAGTTGGCGCTGATGAACGCCGGTTCGGCGCAGATGGCGCAGTTCTACGGCATGGCCATCTACAGTTCTTCGGCCCTGACCGACAGCAAGGTTCCCGACATCCAGGCCGGCTACGAGAAGGGCCTGACCACGGCGGCGGTGGCGCTGGCGGGCGCGCAGTACAATCATCACTCCGCCGGGATGCTGGAATCGATGCTGGCGGTGGCCTACGAGCAGTATGTGATCGACGATGACATCAACGCCCAGGCGATGCGGCTCGTGAAAGGTCTGGAGGTGAATGAGGAGGCGCTATCGCTGTCTGTGATCGAGGAGGTGTGCAACGGGCGCGCGGGCGAGGCCCCGGCCGGGCACTATCTCGGCCATCCGCAAACGCTGGCGATGATGCAGAGCGAATATCTTTATCCGCACACGGCCGAGCGCGCCACCCGCCAGGATTGGGAGCAGGCAGGCGGGCTGGATATGCGCGAGCGGGCGCGACGGCGGGCGCGGGCGGTGCTGAGCGCCTCCTTCGCCGAGGTCATCCCCGACGCCATCGACCGCCAGATTCGTGACGAGTTCAATATCCTCCTCCCGCGCCAGGTCATGCTCCCCGGCGCCTATCCTTGATCTCTCACGAATTGCACGAATGGACGAATGTTGACGAATATTTCTTGAAAAAGGAGACGTATCAATGAAGAAGGAGATTATTTACCCAGAGCTGTCCTATGATGTGATGGGGGCAGTTTTTGAGGTGCACAACACTTTGGGGCCAGGTTTTCTCGAAAGCTTGTATGAAGAGGCGCTCGCCTATGAATTCGAGCTGCGCGGGATCCCGTTCGAAAAACAGAAGGAGATAACCGTGTTCTACAAAGGGCGTGAAGTTGGCAAGCATCGGCTCGATTTCCTCGTCGACGGGAAGCTCATCCTGGAGTTGAAAGCGGTTTCCGAGCTTACGGATGCCTTTCGCAAACAGACGACATCCTACCTCAAGGCAACCAAGCACAGGCTTGGCATCTTGGTCAACTTCAGCGCCCCCAGCGTCGAATACGAACGCATCGCCAACTAAAAACCATTCGTGTCATTCGTTCATTCGTGCAATTCGTGAGAGATCAGGAGTTTCCCATGCTCGGCGGTACATACGGCAAGATCCTTCATATCGACTTATCCAATGGTGATATTCGCATCGAGAATCCACCCGACGAGCTCTACCGGCTGCTGGTGGGCGGGCGGGCGCTGGTCGCCTATCTGTTGCTGCGCGACCTGGCCCCCGGAACCGACCCGCTCAGCCCGGACAACCTGCTCATCTTTGCGCCGGGCATCATGCAGGGCAGCAACTTGCCGGGGGCGGGGCGGCATGGCGTGGGCGGCAAGTCGCCACTGACGGGCGCCATCGCCAGCGCGGAGGCAGGCGGGTGGTGGGGGCACGAGTTCAAGCGGGCGGGCTTCGACGCGCTGGTGATCCGAGGCCGGGCGGAGAAACCGGTGTATCTCTGGATCAAGAACGGCGAGGTTGAAATCCGGCCGGCTGACCATGTTTGGGGCCAACAAACCCTGCCCACGCAGATCGCCATCCAGCAAGAACTGGGCGATGAGCGCCTGCGCGTGGCCCAGATCGGCCCCGCGGGCGAGAATCTGGTCAAATACGCGGCCATCATGCACGATGTGAACCGGGCGGCGGGGCGCAACGGGCTGGGCGCTTTGATGGGATCGAAGAATCTGAAGGCCGTGGCCGTGCGCGGGACGATGAACCTGCCCGTGGTCGATCGCAAACAGGTGTCGGGCGTGAGCAAATGGCTGGGCGCCAACTACAAGGAATTGTCGTCCTGGGCCACGTCGCCGGGGCGAGCCACGCAGAATTCGCTCATGAACTGGGGCGGGGTGGGCGCACTGCCGACGCGCAACTTCGGCCAGGCGATGTTCGAGGAACGCGACTTGCTGAGCGGTGAGCGCAACTACGCCATGTTCAGCGCCGAGCGCGACACCTGCCAGGCCTGCCCGATCGAGTGCAAACAGGTTTTTACCTATGACGACCCCGACCCCTACCGCAAACTGAACCCGGCCTATGGCGGCCCCGAATACGAGGCGATGGCGGCCTTTGGCCCCACCTGCGGCGTCAGCGACAACGTGGCCGTGGCCAAGGCCAACGAACTGGCCAATGCCTATGGGCTGGATGCCATCTCGACCGGCGCCAGCATCGGTTTTGCCATCGAAGCCTTCGAGGCCGGTCTCATCGATGAGTCCGACACCGGCGGGCTGGCCTATCGCTGGGGCGATGGCGACCTGGTGGTGCGAGCGGTGGAGATGATCGGCCGGCGGCAGGGTTTTGGCGCTGTCCTGGCCGAGGGCGTGGCCCGGATGTCCCGACGCTTCGGCCCGGCCAGCGAGGAATTCAACCTCACGGTCAAAGGTCAGGAGTTGCCCATGCACGAGCCGCGGCTCAAGCACGTCCTGGGCGTGGGCTATGCCATTGCCCCGGTCGGCGCCGACCACATGATGAATGTGCACGACACCGATTTCTCTTATCCGGGCGACAACATCCGCCGGGTGAACTCGGTCTTGGCGAAGCCGCTGGAGGGGCCGCTCTCGCCCACCAGCCTGGACGAGGACAAGCTGCAAGTCTTCTACCACGAGTTGAATTGGATGCACTTCCAGGATTGCGCCATCAACTGCCATTTCTATCCCTACTCCTACGAACACCTGGCCCAGGCCATCTCCGGCGTCACCGGCGTCGAGTTTACGGTGCGCGACATCCTGACCGTGGGCGAACGCGCGCAGACGCTGGCGAGGCTGTTCAACCTGCGCGAGGGCTTTACGGCTGACGACGATAAGTTGCCCAAGCGGGTGATGCGGGCCTTCGCGACCGGGCCGCTGGCCGGGATCGAGGTGACGCAGGAGGCGTTCGACTGGGCGAAGCGCCGCTATTACGAGCTGATGGCGTGGGACCCGGACACGGGCGCACCGACGCCGGCCAGTCTGGAGCGGCTGGGGCTTACGGCCCTGGTTGGATAAAGGTTGGCAGTGCGAGCCTGATAGGGCGTATAATGGCCTTGATCACGCAGCTTTGCTGAGGTATTCCCATGAACACCAGCTATCTCGGACGTTATGTTGTCTCTGACCCCAGGATTTGCCACGGCA from Caldilineales bacterium includes the following:
- a CDS encoding NADH-quinone oxidoreductase subunit C, producing the protein MTTHTAVRELCRQHGHLLHLTAPNQLFVRVDDEGRLRSLATRLSEQGFYLVTLVATDERELIDGSFKLTYLFSPPNEDIFLFVEHPLRPERSEPPCYASLLSWFPSVDPFEREMADMMGLFPGENGPGRLGDHAPRIHNGDWLHPECYPPALTPLRRDRKTNEILTDIQQYGRRPELDHLPEPKGGEWLLPVGPVHASIIAPGRFLFRLAGEVVEEVTVRLGYTHKGIEWIFQTDYKLAEGWQLAEYVAGDSAFAHSLAYCLAAEALADSRPPRQASWLRALFLELERIANHIGDCAALAHDVASDLAATELAALREEILCLHERMTGHRLLRGINRPGGVILPSTIDVEDCRRTVQDAVESFAAVATSLEQMPAFRERLQWQGILTHRQASSLGVTGLVARASGVMRDVRRQHPDSVYQAPAIRDLLIPPPQNPIAEREATAGDAFARFLVRVHEVASSGRIINEILGQDEIRNHDRENVTPTAFPPSHNYEFGLGCVEGWRGDIIYWLMQDRFGRIFRCKVRDPSYLNWPSLKAAIEPHDLDKEYIDKHHPPERRAQTLLADFPIINKSFNLSYSGNDL
- a CDS encoding RNA ligase (ATP), coding for MSTIKVEVTRITDIRPHNNADALELATIGGWQVCVKKGVYHDGDPVVYFEQDTVLPREVADRMEVTQYLSEKTDMAGNRVLVIRRVRLRGEPSFGLVATPEAGMEVGQDVADYYGAVKFFPPVKLLAGDSDTNDPRFPTYTEMENMRSYPKVIAEGEEVVATEKIHGTNARVGFVADDGQRVLMAGSRTLRRKRPLTEEDLARSTYWYPHRLPAVTALLDDLWARGYTQAILFGEVYGRGIQAFTYGQNMLAFRAFDVMVEGAYWDYDKFEQLCRQHGVETVPVVYRGPFSLPVIKRLSEGPSLVGGSHGREGVVVKPVSERTDPTIGRVILKYIGDAYLFGKVAEQDTTDV
- a CDS encoding trimethylamine methyltransferase family protein, which translates into the protein MPRERRRQRDHSQPAALPPGLEGGQYKPLKDEEVQRIHEAALQVLERTGVQIVESECRSIMEKGGARVDSARDRVYLPRDMVAAALKQVNRDVVLYSRDGRFDLHLRGKRVHLGTGGAAITILDLETGQARHTRLRDLYDIGRLVETLDNIHFYLRPVVARDVSSDDIDINTFYACLSATNKHVMGGCYFASKIPEIKKLVTLVAGSEEDYLARPFLSLNLGWMVSPLRFAPETTETLTEAVRAGIPVSLVSAPQSGATSPASLVGTLVQVVAEELAGITYVQLLRPGHPILYGGMPLVSDLRTGNMSGGGAELALMNAGSAQMAQFYGMAIYSSSALTDSKVPDIQAGYEKGLTTAAVALAGAQYNHHSAGMLESMLAVAYEQYVIDDDINAQAMRLVKGLEVNEEALSLSVIEEVCNGRAGEAPAGHYLGHPQTLAMMQSEYLYPHTAERATRQDWEQAGGLDMRERARRRARAVLSASFAEVIPDAIDRQIRDEFNILLPRQVMLPGAYP
- a CDS encoding GxxExxY protein, which gives rise to MKKEIIYPELSYDVMGAVFEVHNTLGPGFLESLYEEALAYEFELRGIPFEKQKEITVFYKGREVGKHRLDFLVDGKLILELKAVSELTDAFRKQTTSYLKATKHRLGILVNFSAPSVEYERIAN
- a CDS encoding aldehyde ferredoxin oxidoreductase family protein, whose product is MLGGTYGKILHIDLSNGDIRIENPPDELYRLLVGGRALVAYLLLRDLAPGTDPLSPDNLLIFAPGIMQGSNLPGAGRHGVGGKSPLTGAIASAEAGGWWGHEFKRAGFDALVIRGRAEKPVYLWIKNGEVEIRPADHVWGQQTLPTQIAIQQELGDERLRVAQIGPAGENLVKYAAIMHDVNRAAGRNGLGALMGSKNLKAVAVRGTMNLPVVDRKQVSGVSKWLGANYKELSSWATSPGRATQNSLMNWGGVGALPTRNFGQAMFEERDLLSGERNYAMFSAERDTCQACPIECKQVFTYDDPDPYRKLNPAYGGPEYEAMAAFGPTCGVSDNVAVAKANELANAYGLDAISTGASIGFAIEAFEAGLIDESDTGGLAYRWGDGDLVVRAVEMIGRRQGFGAVLAEGVARMSRRFGPASEEFNLTVKGQELPMHEPRLKHVLGVGYAIAPVGADHMMNVHDTDFSYPGDNIRRVNSVLAKPLEGPLSPTSLDEDKLQVFYHELNWMHFQDCAINCHFYPYSYEHLAQAISGVTGVEFTVRDILTVGERAQTLARLFNLREGFTADDDKLPKRVMRAFATGPLAGIEVTQEAFDWAKRRYYELMAWDPDTGAPTPASLERLGLTALVG